In Amphiura filiformis chromosome 2, Afil_fr2py, whole genome shotgun sequence, one DNA window encodes the following:
- the LOC140171886 gene encoding peroxidasin-like — translation MLQPGATDLGGILAIPNVSLEDSGRYVCTGSNMHAIDRGYATLIVTSSSQPPIVNIEPRFHTVTEGDAAEFRCIAAGSPKPELRWFGGQGGVVSPDSSFVDGYFRIPSAKRSDEAEYCCEANNKAGTVRVRTVLYVTASKTPKVSIDPAIISINDGERAIFYCTATGDPPPEITCTRENSTLPSKARFENGCLLISNVDYRDIGEYRCNGVNSLGSSYVTAQLLVDQAAPSDTIQVHTVVHTVVQKVPFGGSVTIDCHAEGDPPPVVSWVKVDGELSITASRSGNFLTIPNVQLVDAGTYRCTATNVVGSQQSQVVLIVECKCFIL, via the exons ATGTTACAACCAGGTGCTACGGATTTAGGAGGCATCCTGGCAATTCCTAATGTCAGCCTAGAAGACAGTGGCAGATATGTGTGTACCGGATCTAACATGCATGCGATTGACAGAGGATATGCTACACTCATAGTAACAT CATCATCCCAGCCTCCAATTGTAAATATAGAGCCTCGATTCCACACAGTCACAGAGGGTGACGCTGCAGAATTCCGCTGCATAGCAGCAGGATCTCCAAAACCGGAACTACGTTGGTTTGGAGGACAGGGTGGCGTCGTCAGTCCAGATAGCTCGTTTGTTGATGGCTACTTCCGTATTCCTTCAGCGAAAAGATCTGATGAAGCCGAGTATTGCTGTGAAGCTAACAATAAGGCTGGTACTGTGCGAGTCCGTACCGTTCTATATGTCACAG CATCAAAAACACCCAAGGTTTCCATTGACCCAGCAATCATCTCCATCAATGATGGAGAGAGGGCAATCTTCTACTGTACAGCCACCGGTGACCCACCACCAGAGATCACATGTACCAGGGAAAATAGTACCCTCCCATCAAAAGCTCGCTTTGAGAATGGTTGTCTTCTGATTTCCAACGTGGACTACAGGGACATTGGAGAGTATAGGTGTAATGGTGTCAATTCTTTAGGGTCATCTTACGTTACCGCACAACTCTTGGTTGATCAAG CTGCCCCGTCTGATACCATTCAGGTCCACACCGTGGTCCACACAGTCGTCCAGAAGGTACCATTTGGTGGATCTGTGACCATTGACTGTCACGCTGAAGGAGACCCACCACCGGTGGTTAGCTGGGTCAAGGTTGATGGAGAACTCTCCATTACAGCCTCTCGTAGTGGCAATTTCCTGACCATCCCCAACGTGCAGCTTGTAGATGCTGGAACATACCGGTGCACAGCTACAAATGTTGTTGGTTCACAACAATCTCAAGTTGTCCTCATTGTAGAATGTAAGTGTTTTATTTTATAG
- the LOC140136823 gene encoding adhesion G protein-coupled receptor L3-like, translating to MEGRTDPSIIGSVDNLQTHLLPIDSQTTSRTQNTNDVTTRDLENTETTPKISLSSYKEWKYEFEKTAEMFENENTAANDILHKWEIFNSIFPELRGNESRIQTSYFETVIFGEEGLQNSSWNIEFTLDNSANDFKIVYPKDAWEQTAGYFLVASVLELSLKLANNDGNMFTMGSHVLSITMFNDKKKAVRYTTRKIFAITFSLLPNVTGQPSCQYLTPNKEWSTDGCNVSGTDDRHVTCSCDHMTSFAVLMQLVEVEIPVSQQKALSYVTYVAISASILCLAARLQYL from the exons ATGGAAGGGCGAACAGACCCCTCTATTATAGGTTCTGTAGACAATCTTCAGACGCATCTACTGCCAATAGATAGCCAAACCACATCTCGTACCCAAAATACCAATGATGTTACTACGCGTGACCTTGAAAACACTGAAACCACACCTAAAATATCCCTCTCAAGTTATAAAGAATGGAAATACGAATTCGAAAAAACAGCAGAAATGTTTGAAAATGAG AATACAGCTGCCAATGACATCTTGCACAAATGGGAGATATTCAATTCCATTTTTCCTGAACTTCGTGGGAATGAATCTCGAATACAAACCAGTTACTTTG AGACGGTGATATTTGGTGAGGAAGGTCTTCAAAATAGTTCATGGAATATTGAGTTCACTTTAGACAATAGCGCCAATGACTTTAAGATAGTGTACCCTAAAGATGCTTGGGAACAAACTGCAG GGTACTTCCTTGTAGCATCTGTGCTGGAATTATCGCTGAAACTCGCCAATAATGATGGGAATATGTTTACGATGGGAAGCCATGTTCTTTCTATTACTATGTTCAATGACAAAAAGAAAGCAGTGCGATACACAACGAGGAAAATATTTGCTATCACCTTTAGTCTACTACCG AATGTGACAGGGCAGCCTTCTTGTCAGTATTTAACGCCAAACAA AGAATGGTCTACAGATGGCTGCAATGTAAGTGGCACAGACGATCGTCATGTGACATGTAGCTGTGATCACATGACTAGCTTTGCAGTGTTAATGCAACTGGTAGAG GTTGAAATACCAGTTTCTCAACAAAAGGCGTTGTCTTATGTAACATACGTTGCCATTTCTGCATCAATTCTGTGTCTCGCCGCGCGATTGCAATATTTGTAG